CATAATCTGGGAAGGCGTGGTGAGTGCCTCCGGCAGTATTACAGCAAATTCCTTCTTTTAAGGCGATTTGAGCGGTTAAGATTGTGCCTCCTACTGCGGTGCAAGTTCTTTTTACGACTCCTTCACTCCAAGGTAAGCCGATGCGTCTCAAGGCTTTTTCTTCTAGTGTACCGGTGCAGTATTTCTCGATATACTCTGGTTTATGGACTAATTCTAATATTTCTTTGGTAGCGAGGGGAGGGCGCTGGGTTACTTTTTCGTGGGTGATACCATCTTTTAGTAATAATTCATAGAGTAATTTGAATTTGGGCATGGGAAAGCGATGCTCTTGGGGAATTGGGGTGACATAATCGGGATGATATACTACGGGGACAAATTTTTGGTTTTTCATGTAGTGATAAATTAGGGCTTGAGGAAAAAGTGGTGTTGTGAGGGAAGGTGTCAGGTTTCGGGTGTCAGGTGTCGCGGTGAAATGCTTATAAATTAAAGAGTTAAGCCAAATATTTATTTTTCATAAATTGCTCATTTGTATCAATAATTTTTGATTGGGGTAAACAAAAGAGGGCATTTTTTGGTAAAAAAGGCTATCTTTGGCACTTTTTAAATATTTTATTGTATTCAAAACCTTTCAACTTTGCCCTTTGCCCTCTTCCCTTCTGATAAAGTTGAGACAATAGCAAAATCATCTTGATTTAAACCGAAAGCAAATCGCCAAGAGTTAGCAAAATTTTGATTAGAATAAGTAATAAAAATAATCAGAGAAAATAACGCTAATAATCCTGAAGATAAAAAGATAATTTTATAACCAAAACCAAGAATTAAGCTACCGAGAAGGGCGCCCCCCACCGCTACCCCAACATCAAAACCACTGATACAAAGGGAAAAAACTTTGCCTCTTTCTTGAAAGGTACAACGATCTGAAATAAGAGCTAAAATAACGGGGATTAAAATTCCAGCGCCCATGCCCTCAACTATGGCGGACAAAATAAACCAAAAAGGCTCATTTGCTAAGGCTAAAATTACCATAGAAATGATGTAAAAACAAAGGCTAATAGTAATGAAAACTCCTCGCCCATAACGATCTGATGCCTTTCCTGCGAAAAAGCGCACTCCAAACGAGCCAAAAGCAGTTGCAGTATAAAATAAACCAATATTAAAATCAAGATTTAAAGAACGAATATAAAGAGGTAAAAAAGTAACTAAACAACCAAACAAAGTACCTATAAATAATAAAATAATAGTTGGTATTAAAAATGATATATCTTTGATTAATGTAGCCATAGAACGAGTATTTTCTACTTCACTTTGTCCATTTTTAAGATTATTTTCTATTTCATTTTGACGTTTTTTTAACTCTGGTAATTCCCTGACTCTAATGGCTAAAATCATTGCCATTAATCCCGAAAAAGCCACCGTAAAAAATAACACCGTATAACCAGCCGATTGCTGTAAAAAACCCCCCATAGCTGGACCTACCGCAGTACCTAATGGTATAACTAAACTCATATAACCGATTAATTCTCCTTTTTGTTTTTGGGGGGATAAATCCACCACTAGGGCATTATATCCAGTGGTAAAAGCAGCAATGCTAATGCCATGAAACGCTCTGACAGCCATTAATTCAGGAATTTGATCCGCCATGATATAGCCGAGAGGCGCACTCGCCACCACCAGCGCCCCAATTAAAATTACTACTTTACGACTGGGATAATTAACCAGCGCCCCAAACACTAGCTTTCCACCCTTGATTAACCATGTTTGTAATGATTTACTGACATTAGTTTTGAGGATATAGTTGCGCCATCCTAAATCTGCTAATTGTCCTAACCATATCCGTGATCCTAGCAAACCAACAGCAAAAAAACTCATTACTAGCGCTACTTGACGGGGAGGGGCGCCTTGATCTTGAATATAAGCAGGTAAAGTAGGTAATAACGAGGATATATTGATCCAAAAACACAAGCCACAACCAAATAATATTAAAAAATCGATTTGCTTTTCTCTTTCTAAACTTCTTATGGTTTTGAGAAAATTCACTGACTACCACCATCTTTGTTACAAAACTTCATCTTTTATTATGGCTTATTCATCAAAACAATTGATAAAAGGGCAAAGGTAAAGATTAAGTATTACCGCAGTTTTCATTTCCTTAAACCAAACTTTAGGTTGTCACGAAAATTCCCTTTGCGTCTTCGCGCCTTTGCGAGAGACAAAAAATGTCGTTTATTCATCTAAAATTTGCTGTAAAACGTCTTATTTCTTCTTGTGTCCCTTGCTTATAAAACCCTTTGAGCCTTAAACTAAAATGGATAGTTAGCTTAATAAATCTTAATTAAATGGTCGATGTTACAATACCTCAATGGTTAACCCCTAGTCATGGCATCATGATAGCTTTACTATTGGGTTTTGCGGTGGCCCATAGTGGTTTAGCTGCGCTGAGAAGTCGAGGGGAAAATTTGATCGGCGCGCGCCTTTACCGAGTTTTGTTTGCTTTAGTGAGTATTCCCTTTGCTACGGTATTAATTATTTACTTTTTCAATCATCGCTATGATGGTTTGGTGTTGTGGAATGTGCAGGGAGTTACGGGGGTTAAAACGGTGGTGTGGATTTTATCGGCGGTGTCATTTATTTTCCTTTATCCTGCTACTTTTAATCTCTTAGAAATTGCCGCCAT
The sequence above is drawn from the Cyanobacterium sp. T60_A2020_053 genome and encodes:
- a CDS encoding MFS transporter: MNFLKTIRSLEREKQIDFLILFGCGLCFWINISSLLPTLPAYIQDQGAPPRQVALVMSFFAVGLLGSRIWLGQLADLGWRNYILKTNVSKSLQTWLIKGGKLVFGALVNYPSRKVVILIGALVVASAPLGYIMADQIPELMAVRAFHGISIAAFTTGYNALVVDLSPQKQKGELIGYMSLVIPLGTAVGPAMGGFLQQSAGYTVLFFTVAFSGLMAMILAIRVRELPELKKRQNEIENNLKNGQSEVENTRSMATLIKDISFLIPTIILLFIGTLFGCLVTFLPLYIRSLNLDFNIGLFYTATAFGSFGVRFFAGKASDRYGRGVFITISLCFYIISMVILALANEPFWFILSAIVEGMGAGILIPVILALISDRCTFQERGKVFSLCISGFDVGVAVGGALLGSLILGFGYKIIFLSSGLLALFSLIIFITYSNQNFANSWRFAFGLNQDDFAIVSTLSEGKRAKGKVERF